One genomic segment of Clostridium estertheticum subsp. estertheticum includes these proteins:
- a CDS encoding metal ABC transporter permease, with protein sequence MFQYSFMQNAFMISILISILCPCIGFFLVLRRYSMIGDTLAHASLAGVAIGLLFNKNPIISSFVFTSFCGLLIEFLRDYFKKYAELILVVVLSLSVGIAITIMSSGELHANVNSFLFGSVLTVTRDDLYAVLALSLVSILTLIILYNKLVIIAFDEEAAKVGRINVKLINYIFAILVAATISVSMRIVGVLVLSSMIALPVATAMQLGKGFKSTLLYSVLFSVIDILLSLFISYYMNCAPGGITALISVALLALVILIKKVGLLLSKSVVK encoded by the coding sequence ATGTTTCAGTATAGCTTTATGCAAAATGCTTTTATGATTTCTATATTAATTTCTATACTTTGTCCATGCATTGGGTTTTTCTTAGTACTGAGAAGATACTCAATGATTGGTGATACTTTAGCTCATGCTTCTCTTGCTGGGGTTGCAATTGGGCTTCTATTTAACAAAAATCCTATAATAAGTTCATTCGTATTTACATCATTTTGTGGACTTTTAATTGAATTTTTAAGAGATTATTTTAAAAAATATGCTGAGCTAATACTTGTTGTAGTTCTGTCTTTAAGTGTTGGAATAGCTATTACTATCATGAGTTCTGGGGAATTACATGCAAATGTAAATTCATTTCTATTTGGAAGTGTATTAACTGTAACAAGAGATGATTTATATGCCGTATTAGCATTAAGTCTTGTATCAATTCTAACCTTAATAATATTATATAATAAACTTGTTATTATAGCTTTTGATGAAGAAGCAGCAAAAGTTGGGAGAATAAATGTTAAATTAATCAATTACATTTTTGCTATATTAGTTGCTGCGACAATATCTGTTTCTATGAGAATTGTTGGGGTACTGGTTTTAAGCTCAATGATTGCTTTGCCTGTTGCTACAGCAATGCAACTAGGGAAAGGGTTTAAATCGACTCTTTTATACTCAGTACTCTTTAGTGTTATAGACATACTCTTGTCACTATTTATTTCTTATTATATGAATTGTGCGCCTGGAGGCATAACTGCGTTGATTTCAGTTGCATTACTTGCATTAGTTATATTAATAAAAAAGGTAGGTTTATTATTATCAAAAAGCGTTGTAAAATAA
- a CDS encoding DUF2809 domain-containing protein: MIYKRNRLLYAAMTMVVIILGLGSRKMAKFIPDLLNTYLGDALWALMIFLALGYIFREMKTKSVAIIGILFCCIIESSQLYHANWIDTIRNTTIGGLVLGYGFLWSDLLAYSLGIGAGVITEILIRVIKKDFP, encoded by the coding sequence ATGATATATAAACGTAATAGATTATTGTATGCTGCGATGACAATGGTTGTAATTATTTTAGGATTAGGTTCAAGAAAGATGGCTAAATTTATTCCGGATTTATTGAATACATATTTGGGGGATGCTCTGTGGGCATTAATGATTTTTCTTGCTTTGGGATATATTTTTAGAGAGATGAAAACAAAGTCAGTTGCAATAATTGGGATATTATTTTGTTGCATTATTGAATCAAGCCAGTTGTATCATGCTAATTGGATAGATACTATTAGAAATACAACAATTGGAGGATTGGTACTAGGATATGGATTTTTGTGGAGTGACTTATTAGCATACAGCCTAGGAATTGGAGCCGGTGTAATTACCGAAATTTTGATCAGAGTAATTAAAAAAGATTTTCCATAG
- the arsA gene encoding arsenical pump-driving ATPase, with product MEIFNPENINLTKYLFYTGKGGVGKTSTACATAVNLADRGKKVLLISTDPASNLQDVFNTELTNKGVPIKEVPNLIVANLDPIKAAAEHRESVIAPYRGKLPEAVLKNMEEQLSGSCTVEIAAFNEFSKFITDEKLQKDYDHIIFDTAPTGHTLRMLQLPSAWSSFISESTHGASCLGQLSGLESKKEVYKKAVETLANGELTTLVLISRPEITPLKEAERASKELSEIGVNNQTMIINGVMSSFDDNVSESLYQKQQKSLLGMPDGLKKIKTYMVQLRAYNITGMDNVRALLTKDNYTACSEKINAKTIPTLKDVIEDLCKGNKKVIFTMGKGGVGKTTIAAAIALGLSAKGKKVHLTTTDPAAHLKYVIKENSNITMSHIDEHAELKKYQEEVLSKARETMAEEDIAYVEEDLRSPCTQEIAVFRAFAEIVDKAEDQIVVIDTAPTGHTLLLLDSTQSYNQEIKRSQGDIPGSVKKLLPRLRNADETEVIIVTLAEATPVYEAKRLEEDLIRAKIMAKWWVINSSLYKTGTTNKLLAAKASNEIEWINKVDAHAEGKFAVIPWSPDEIKGDKLNHLLRS from the coding sequence ATGGAAATTTTTAATCCAGAAAATATTAATCTTACAAAATATTTATTTTATACAGGTAAAGGTGGTGTAGGAAAAACCTCAACAGCTTGTGCTACTGCGGTTAACCTTGCTGATAGAGGGAAAAAAGTGCTGCTTATAAGTACCGACCCTGCATCAAATTTGCAGGATGTTTTTAATACAGAACTTACAAATAAGGGTGTTCCAATTAAGGAAGTACCAAATCTTATTGTTGCTAACCTTGATCCAATTAAAGCTGCTGCTGAGCACAGGGAAAGTGTAATTGCACCTTATCGTGGCAAATTACCCGAGGCTGTTCTTAAAAATATGGAAGAACAGCTTTCTGGTTCATGTACTGTTGAAATTGCAGCGTTCAATGAATTTTCAAAATTTATAACAGATGAAAAACTCCAAAAGGATTATGACCATATTATATTTGATACTGCACCAACGGGTCATACACTTAGAATGCTTCAATTACCATCAGCTTGGAGTAGCTTTATTAGTGAAAGTACACATGGTGCCTCATGTTTAGGGCAACTTTCAGGACTTGAGAGTAAAAAAGAAGTATATAAAAAGGCAGTAGAAACCTTAGCAAATGGAGAATTAACAACTCTTGTGCTTATTTCAAGGCCGGAGATTACACCACTTAAAGAAGCAGAAAGAGCATCGAAAGAATTATCTGAAATTGGCGTTAATAATCAAACCATGATAATAAATGGTGTAATGAGCTCTTTCGATGATAATGTATCAGAAAGTCTATATCAAAAACAACAAAAATCACTCCTCGGAATGCCAGATGGTCTAAAAAAAATTAAGACCTATATGGTACAACTAAGAGCTTACAATATAACAGGCATGGATAATGTGAGGGCACTTCTTACCAAGGATAATTATACTGCATGTAGTGAGAAAATAAATGCAAAAACTATTCCAACGCTAAAAGATGTTATTGAAGATTTATGCAAAGGCAATAAAAAAGTAATATTTACTATGGGTAAAGGTGGTGTAGGTAAAACTACAATTGCAGCAGCTATTGCACTCGGATTATCAGCAAAAGGGAAAAAAGTACACCTTACTACAACTGATCCTGCAGCTCATCTTAAATATGTTATTAAAGAAAACAGTAACATTACTATGAGTCACATTGATGAGCATGCTGAACTAAAAAAATATCAAGAGGAAGTACTTTCAAAAGCTAGAGAAACCATGGCTGAGGAAGACATCGCCTATGTTGAAGAGGATCTTAGATCTCCATGTACTCAGGAAATTGCAGTGTTTAGAGCTTTTGCCGAAATAGTTGATAAAGCAGAGGATCAAATTGTTGTCATTGATACGGCTCCAACGGGTCATACTTTATTGTTACTTGATTCAACTCAAAGTTATAACCAAGAAATTAAGCGTTCACAAGGTGATATCCCTGGATCTGTTAAAAAATTATTACCAAGACTTCGAAATGCAGATGAAACTGAAGTTATAATAGTGACACTTGCTGAAGCTACACCAGTATATGAAGCAAAACGTTTAGAAGAAGATTTAATACGTGCAAAGATTATGGCTAAATGGTGGGTTATTAATTCATCCTTATACAAGACAGGTACAACCAATAAGTTACTAGCTGCAAAAGCAAGTAATGAAATTGAATGGATTAACAAAGTTGATGCACATGCAGAGGGTAAATTTGCAGTTATTCCTTGGAGCCCTGATGAGATTAAGGGTGATAAGTTAAATCATCTCCTAAGGAGCTGA
- a CDS encoding CobW family GTP-binding protein, with protein MKTKVDIISGFLGAGKTTLIKKLLEEKLYSENLVIIENEFGEIGIDGSLFKKSNAKVKEINSGCICCTLKGEFGKAIEEVITKYKPDRIIIEPSGVGKLSDVIKACDAAKLKNLIVINMIITIVDISKYETYITNFGEFYKNQIEHAKTIILSRTEKSDRNKIEAVVKSIRKLNSKCNIVTTPLVSMNANTIIGVAEQSDSVSIERQIKSAKNFLINGITYGKVSKAGENNTHNHNADEIFEVWGVETLNSYKAEELKKIMKKIENDKVYGFILRGKGIVQSDNQKWLQFDYVHGEIEVKSIAPDYTGRVCLIGKDLNKNKLCNLFNITV; from the coding sequence ATGAAAACAAAGGTTGATATAATTTCAGGATTTTTAGGAGCTGGTAAAACAACTTTAATAAAAAAGCTGCTTGAGGAGAAATTGTATAGCGAAAATCTAGTTATAATAGAAAATGAGTTTGGTGAGATTGGTATTGATGGAAGTTTGTTTAAAAAATCAAATGCCAAAGTAAAAGAAATTAATTCAGGATGTATATGTTGTACTCTTAAAGGTGAATTTGGAAAAGCTATTGAAGAGGTTATAACAAAATACAAACCAGACAGAATAATTATAGAACCGTCTGGAGTTGGGAAACTCTCAGATGTTATTAAAGCATGTGATGCAGCAAAATTGAAAAATCTAATAGTGATTAATATGATTATAACGATTGTAGACATATCAAAGTATGAAACATACATAACTAACTTTGGTGAGTTTTATAAAAATCAGATAGAACATGCAAAGACCATTATTTTAAGTAGAACAGAAAAATCTGATAGGAATAAGATAGAGGCTGTTGTTAAATCAATACGTAAATTAAATAGTAAATGTAATATAGTAACAACACCGCTGGTTAGTATGAATGCTAATACTATAATAGGTGTTGCAGAGCAAAGTGACTCAGTATCAATAGAAAGACAGATAAAAAGTGCTAAGAACTTCTTAATAAATGGAATAACCTATGGAAAAGTGAGTAAAGCTGGAGAGAATAATACTCATAACCATAATGCTGATGAAATTTTTGAAGTTTGGGGAGTTGAAACTCTTAATTCATATAAGGCAGAAGAATTAAAGAAAATTATGAAGAAGATTGAAAATGATAAGGTTTATGGGTTTATTCTAAGAGGCAAGGGGATTGTTCAGAGTGATAACCAAAAATGGTTGCAATTTGATTATGTTCATGGAGAGATTGAGGTTAAGAGCATAGCCCCTGACTATACAGGGAGGGTATGTTTAATAGGAAAGGACTTAAATAAAAATAAACTTTGTAATTTGTTTAATATAACAGTATAG
- a CDS encoding metal ABC transporter ATP-binding protein, which produces MIQINNLFFSYTSGAPYILNDISLTINNGEYLSILGDNGSGKSTLVKLILNFLSPTKGSIVNSDKNIGYVPQKSDFLNSQFPITVYEMLNCYRKVLKIKDKTLVTRRLEAINMLDFKDSLIGTLSGGQCQKIFIVRALLGNPDLLILDEPSTGIDVTSQKEIYSLIRDLNKNNKITVIAIEHNLNAAMSNSSLIYHLSKGKGHLCTPDIYIKEFLKANKEEEFNVSV; this is translated from the coding sequence ATGATTCAAATTAATAATTTATTTTTTTCTTATACAAGCGGGGCGCCCTATATTCTTAATGACATTAGTTTAACTATAAATAACGGAGAGTACCTATCGATATTAGGTGATAACGGCTCAGGTAAAAGTACCCTTGTAAAATTAATATTAAATTTTTTGTCTCCTACTAAGGGTTCTATAGTAAATTCTGATAAGAATATTGGTTATGTTCCTCAAAAGTCTGATTTTCTAAACTCACAGTTTCCTATTACTGTATATGAGATGCTTAATTGCTACAGAAAGGTATTGAAAATAAAAGATAAGACTTTAGTAACTAGGAGGTTAGAGGCTATTAATATGCTCGATTTTAAGGATTCACTAATAGGAACACTATCAGGGGGTCAATGTCAAAAGATTTTTATAGTACGTGCATTGCTAGGAAATCCTGATTTATTAATTTTAGATGAGCCATCAACAGGAATTGATGTAACTAGCCAAAAAGAGATTTATAGCTTAATTAGAGACTTAAATAAAAATAATAAGATAACCGTTATCGCCATTGAGCATAATCTTAATGCTGCTATGAGTAATTCTTCCCTTATTTATCATCTATCAAAAGGAAAGGGTCATTTATGCACGCCTGATATTTATATTAAAGAATTTTTAAAAGCAAACAAAGAGGAGGAATTTAATGTTTCAGTATAG
- a CDS encoding TIGR03943 family putative permease subunit has protein sequence MGLIKIKKINIEVLLKLVILTGFAFFFYDIIKSKKVLLYVAPRIIPYIKFGIVAMISLSLFIIRDIFKPKRKVNIKPYLFFIIPLLMAFMMPEASSSKSMSLVGAKSVSQIDNIKQKNIMDKGIINKDKITGNTTTKTNSSKVDEKLEMHDNTIVISDNNFEKWTEEISNNMLKYEGKKIELIGFVFKADGFKNNEFVPARLMMTCCAADLVPVGLLANYDKAKDLKQDTWIKVTGKIKILNYNGEKTPIIIVESIKNTEKSKIEYVYPF, from the coding sequence ATGGGGTTAATAAAAATCAAGAAAATAAATATAGAAGTATTATTAAAACTAGTAATATTAACTGGATTTGCATTTTTCTTTTATGACATAATAAAAAGTAAAAAAGTGCTGCTTTATGTTGCACCTAGGATTATTCCTTATATAAAGTTTGGCATTGTTGCAATGATTTCACTTTCATTATTCATAATACGTGATATATTTAAACCCAAAAGAAAAGTAAATATAAAACCGTACTTATTTTTTATTATTCCTTTGCTTATGGCTTTCATGATGCCAGAAGCATCGAGTTCAAAATCAATGTCACTTGTAGGTGCAAAAAGCGTATCGCAAATCGATAATATAAAACAGAAAAATATAATGGATAAGGGCATAATAAATAAGGATAAAATCACAGGAAACACAACTACAAAAACAAATTCTAGTAAAGTAGATGAAAAACTGGAAATGCATGATAATACTATAGTCATAAGTGATAATAATTTCGAAAAATGGACAGAAGAGATTTCTAATAATATGCTGAAATATGAAGGTAAGAAGATTGAACTAATTGGGTTCGTGTTTAAAGCTGATGGATTCAAAAATAATGAGTTTGTTCCGGCTAGGCTTATGATGACTTGCTGCGCAGCAGATTTGGTACCTGTCGGACTTTTAGCTAATTATGATAAAGCTAAGGATCTAAAACAAGATACATGGATAAAGGTTACTGGAAAAATAAAAATTTTAAACTATAACGGTGAAAAAACACCTATAATCATAGTTGAAAGTATAAAAAATACAGAAAAATCAAAAATTGAATATGTTTATCCTTTTTAA
- a CDS encoding NifB/NifX family molybdenum-iron cluster-binding protein: MKIAIPNNGSMVNQHFGMSKSFVIVTIEDKKVISTQEISSAELQHEHQGLADLLKNQGATVVITGGIGGGAISGLEQNGLEVIKGASGEYSKVIEEYINGTLENKDVVCNHHGEHHHQ; this comes from the coding sequence ATGAAAATAGCAATACCTAATAATGGTAGTATGGTGAATCAACATTTTGGAATGAGCAAAAGTTTTGTTATTGTTACTATAGAAGATAAAAAAGTTATAAGTACCCAAGAAATATCATCAGCTGAGCTTCAACATGAGCATCAAGGATTAGCGGATTTACTCAAAAATCAAGGAGCAACAGTGGTTATTACTGGTGGAATTGGTGGAGGAGCAATAAGTGGATTAGAGCAAAATGGTCTTGAGGTAATAAAAGGAGCATCTGGAGAATATTCAAAGGTAATTGAAGAATACATTAATGGAACTTTGGAAAATAAAGATGTAGTTTGTAATCATCATGGTGAACATCATCACCAATAA
- a CDS encoding ArsR/SmtB family transcription factor gives MKNNYDDNAKIIKALSDPSRLKIIDILSCGEKCACDILEHFEFTQPTLSHHMKVLVDNEIVKCRKEKLWSYYSLNNNNCNKLILFLMNLVTDKDECICNDKTKCECK, from the coding sequence GTGAAAAACAATTATGATGATAATGCAAAAATTATTAAAGCACTTTCAGATCCTAGTAGACTTAAAATAATTGATATTTTGTCATGTGGCGAAAAGTGTGCTTGTGATATACTGGAGCATTTTGAATTTACACAGCCAACGCTATCTCATCATATGAAGGTATTAGTTGACAATGAAATTGTAAAATGCAGAAAAGAGAAACTATGGAGTTACTACTCACTAAACAATAATAACTGTAACAAACTTATATTATTTCTTATGAATCTTGTTACAGATAAAGATGAATGTATATGTAATGATAAGACTAAGTGTGAATGCAAATAA
- a CDS encoding permease, with product MKIKVDIVTGFLGSGKTKLINNKLENEVSKRDITVIIQCEKGQTNIEPVIKNKNLFIEDAYKENDLDKEYINYVIKKYHPTKIIIEANGMKKINNLIEIFDYLSISRKCFINEIVHTIDVSTFDIFMNNMGSILINQILNSDFIILNNTGNFHGEKLNKIKRTLKRINKSAKISKGIFILAKPKAFNNEILLLIAILGFVIAYLVYSIFKPTGFDITKIFLPWLERFNIVFLSILIQAFPFVLFGVFVSAIIQVNVSSEKITNIFPENRALQFIVAIFAGLFFPVCDCAIIPVGARLIKKGVPLPAAVTFMIAAPIVNPIVIASTLFAFPSQPSIAIYRVGLGITVAFLVGVVFMLVPEKDILPLESVDVINCNCGFCNNNYNNKKGILGNVDAIFNHAGAEFFQIGKFIIIGAFLSSIMQTLIPKEMFGNIGGGTIISLLIMMLFAFILSVCATSDAFIARTFVNQFPIGSIMGFLVLGPMLDIKNLLMLLGNFKKRFVIKLVFLMLLISFEILIVFATLF from the coding sequence ATGAAGATAAAAGTAGACATAGTAACTGGATTTTTAGGATCGGGTAAGACTAAACTTATAAATAATAAACTTGAAAATGAGGTTTCTAAAAGAGATATTACAGTTATAATACAATGTGAAAAGGGACAAACAAATATAGAACCCGTTATTAAAAATAAAAACCTATTCATTGAGGATGCTTACAAGGAAAATGATTTAGATAAAGAATATATAAACTATGTTATTAAAAAATATCATCCAACTAAAATTATTATAGAAGCTAATGGTATGAAAAAAATTAATAATTTAATAGAAATATTTGATTATCTTAGTATCAGCAGAAAATGTTTCATAAATGAAATAGTCCATACCATTGATGTTTCAACCTTTGATATTTTTATGAATAACATGGGTAGTATACTTATTAATCAGATTTTAAACAGTGATTTTATTATTCTAAATAATACAGGTAATTTCCATGGTGAAAAATTGAATAAAATTAAACGAACTTTAAAAAGAATAAATAAGTCTGCTAAAATAAGTAAAGGGATTTTTATTTTAGCTAAACCAAAGGCATTCAATAATGAAATATTGCTTCTAATAGCTATATTAGGGTTCGTTATAGCATATTTAGTGTATTCTATTTTTAAACCCACGGGATTTGACATTACTAAAATATTTTTACCTTGGCTAGAAAGATTTAATATAGTATTTCTGAGTATTTTAATTCAGGCTTTTCCATTTGTGTTATTCGGTGTATTTGTTTCAGCTATAATACAAGTAAATGTATCAAGTGAAAAAATAACAAATATTTTTCCTGAAAATAGGGCTTTACAATTTATTGTTGCTATATTTGCAGGACTTTTCTTTCCTGTATGTGATTGTGCCATTATACCAGTAGGCGCAAGACTTATTAAAAAGGGGGTCCCACTGCCTGCAGCTGTAACATTTATGATTGCTGCACCAATAGTAAATCCTATTGTTATTGCATCTACATTGTTTGCATTTCCTAGTCAACCTTCTATAGCGATATATAGGGTAGGGTTAGGCATTACTGTAGCATTTTTAGTTGGGGTGGTATTTATGCTTGTTCCTGAAAAAGATATTCTACCTTTGGAAAGTGTTGATGTAATAAATTGTAATTGTGGGTTTTGTAACAACAATTATAATAATAAAAAAGGTATTTTAGGAAATGTAGATGCAATATTTAATCATGCAGGTGCAGAATTTTTTCAAATAGGAAAATTTATAATAATTGGAGCATTTCTTTCTAGCATAATGCAGACTCTGATTCCAAAAGAAATGTTTGGAAACATAGGTGGAGGAACTATAATTTCACTTTTAATAATGATGTTATTTGCATTTATTCTTTCAGTGTGCGCTACTTCCGATGCATTTATAGCAAGAACTTTTGTTAATCAATTTCCTATAGGTTCAATAATGGGATTTTTAGTGCTTGGGCCAATGCTTGATATAAAGAATTTACTGATGCTACTCGGAAACTTTAAAAAAAGATTTGTTATTAAACTTGTGTTTTTAATGCTATTAATCTCATTTGAAATATTAATTGTGTTCGCAACACTATTCTAA
- a CDS encoding DUF134 domain-containing protein: protein MSRPVKNRRVENLPEYTYFVPAGRRKCEIEEILIKVEEFEAMRLKDVEDLNQEECAKKMLVSRQTFQNIIDSARKKIAIALIEGKAINISGGNYTRNVCNFKCLSCENTYEIKYEEDRKICPACGSEQVTCNKRSSFCQRQCNKHNII, encoded by the coding sequence ATGTCAAGACCAGTGAAAAATAGACGTGTAGAGAATTTACCCGAGTATACATACTTTGTACCAGCAGGAAGAAGAAAATGTGAAATTGAAGAAATACTCATAAAGGTTGAAGAGTTTGAAGCCATGAGGCTTAAGGACGTTGAAGATTTAAATCAGGAAGAATGTGCAAAGAAAATGCTCGTTTCAAGACAAACTTTTCAGAATATAATTGATAGTGCAAGGAAGAAGATTGCCATAGCTCTAATAGAGGGTAAAGCAATAAATATAAGTGGTGGAAATTACACAAGAAATGTATGCAATTTTAAATGTTTATCTTGCGAGAATACTTACGAAATAAAATATGAAGAAGATAGGAAGATTTGCCCAGCATGTGGATCTGAGCAAGTGACTTGCAATAAACGAAGTAGCTTTTGTCAGAGGCAATGTAACAAACACAATATTATCTGA
- a CDS encoding metal ABC transporter substrate-binding protein, whose amino-acid sequence MFKKMSIFILLICTIVTFTACGSKKTETTTVKTQNKVKVVVSFNAMREIATAIGKNKVDIVTMIPNGTEPHDFEPKAKDLESLSTAKIFVYNGFGMESWVDKVLKSVDNKNLITVEASKGSTPIENTDSAEKEEHGQYDPHVWISLKGAENQAKNVRDALIKTDSSNKAYYEKNYNDFALKLDTLYNEYNKKFKTVSNKNFVTGHAAFAYLCRDFGLKQNSVESVFAEGEPSAKKLKELTDYCKKNKIKTIFVEDMVSTKVSDALAKEVGAKVEKIHTIESKEDNKDYLTCMKENLDMIYNSLK is encoded by the coding sequence ATGTTTAAAAAAATGTCAATATTCATTTTACTTATTTGTACAATAGTAACCTTCACAGCTTGTGGTAGTAAGAAAACAGAAACTACTACTGTAAAGACTCAAAACAAAGTAAAAGTTGTAGTTTCATTTAATGCAATGAGAGAAATTGCTACTGCCATAGGAAAAAATAAGGTTGATATAGTAACCATGATCCCTAACGGTACCGAACCACATGATTTTGAGCCTAAGGCAAAGGATCTTGAAAGCTTAAGTACTGCTAAAATATTTGTGTATAATGGGTTTGGTATGGAATCTTGGGTGGATAAGGTTTTAAAATCTGTAGACAATAAAAATTTAATAACGGTTGAAGCATCAAAGGGTTCAACACCAATTGAAAATACAGACTCAGCTGAAAAAGAAGAACACGGTCAATATGACCCCCATGTATGGATTAGTTTGAAAGGCGCAGAAAATCAAGCTAAAAATGTAAGGGATGCTTTAATAAAAACAGATTCATCTAATAAAGCTTATTATGAAAAAAATTATAATGATTTCGCTCTAAAGCTTGATACTCTTTACAATGAATACAACAAAAAATTTAAAACCGTTAGTAACAAAAACTTTGTAACTGGCCATGCCGCTTTTGCATACCTTTGCAGAGACTTCGGACTAAAGCAAAACAGCGTAGAAAGCGTTTTTGCAGAAGGTGAACCCAGTGCTAAAAAGTTAAAAGAACTAACAGATTATTGTAAAAAGAATAAAATTAAGACTATATTTGTTGAGGATATGGTAAGCACGAAGGTTTCAGATGCTCTAGCTAAAGAAGTAGGTGCTAAAGTTGAAAAAATACACACCATAGAGAGTAAAGAAGATAATAAAGATTATCTAACGTGCATGAAAGAAAACTTAGATATGATATATAACAGTTTGAAATAA
- a CDS encoding Mrp/NBP35 family ATP-binding protein — protein MAECESCPSNGECDNKETCGIENNPLNKVKNIIGVMSGKGGVGKSTISVLIAQELNKKGYKVGLMDSDITGPSIPRLLGIKDVKPFMNESGIIPVKTTEGIDVISMNFLVENEDDPVIWRGPAVSGVVKQFWTEVIWGELDYLIIDMPPGTGDVALTVMQSIPVTGIVMISTPQDLVSMIVGKAVNMARKLDIDIIGLIENMSYIICPGCTEKIKMFDSDNIDEFLNKNDLDLLGEIPMCREIVNISNKGEYKLNDELTEIAENIINKIIKKTKK, from the coding sequence ATGGCTGAGTGTGAAAGTTGTCCGTCAAATGGTGAATGTGATAATAAAGAAACATGTGGTATAGAAAATAATCCATTAAATAAAGTTAAAAATATTATCGGTGTTATGAGTGGAAAAGGTGGGGTAGGTAAATCAACAATATCCGTTCTTATTGCACAGGAACTTAATAAAAAAGGATATAAGGTTGGTCTTATGGACTCAGATATTACTGGCCCAAGTATACCAAGGCTATTAGGTATTAAAGATGTTAAACCTTTTATGAATGAATCGGGTATTATACCGGTTAAAACTACTGAGGGTATTGATGTTATTTCAATGAATTTTTTAGTGGAAAATGAAGATGACCCAGTTATTTGGCGAGGACCAGCAGTTTCTGGTGTTGTTAAGCAGTTTTGGACTGAGGTAATATGGGGAGAGCTTGATTATTTAATTATAGATATGCCTCCTGGCACAGGTGATGTTGCTCTAACAGTAATGCAATCAATACCAGTTACAGGAATAGTAATGATTTCAACACCACAGGACTTAGTATCTATGATTGTTGGGAAAGCAGTAAATATGGCACGCAAGCTAGACATCGATATAATAGGATTAATAGAGAACATGAGTTATATTATTTGTCCAGGATGCACGGAGAAAATAAAAATGTTTGATTCAGATAACATAGACGAATTCTTAAATAAAAATGACTTAGATTTACTTGGCGAAATTCCAATGTGTAGGGAAATAGTTAATATTTCTAACAAAGGTGAATACAAGTTAAATGATGAATTAACAGAAATAGCTGAAAATATTATTAATAAAATTATTAAAAAGACAAAAAAATAA
- the arsD gene encoding arsenite efflux transporter metallochaperone ArsD, with amino-acid sequence MKKMIIFEPAMCCSTGVCGPGVDRQLLRVSSIINNLKNNGILVERYNLSSNPQMFVDNKTINKMLNESGVDILPVTMVDDVVVKTKIYPTDEEFSSLLDVPVSSLKSVIKKPSIKKTSKGCGCDGGCC; translated from the coding sequence ATGAAAAAAATGATAATATTTGAACCAGCTATGTGTTGCTCAACAGGAGTTTGTGGACCAGGAGTTGATAGACAACTATTAAGGGTTTCTTCGATAATAAATAATTTGAAAAACAATGGTATTTTAGTTGAAAGATATAACTTGTCTAGTAACCCACAGATGTTCGTTGATAATAAAACAATAAATAAAATGTTAAATGAATCCGGAGTAGATATACTTCCAGTTACAATGGTGGACGATGTTGTTGTAAAAACAAAGATATATCCAACGGACGAGGAGTTTTCAAGTTTATTAGATGTGCCAGTAAGTTCACTAAAATCAGTTATAAAAAAACCATCTATAAAAAAGACATCAAAAGGCTGTGGTTGTGATGGTGGATGTTGCTAA